GTGCTTCGAGATACAGGCAATCCACCCCGACAAACATCATCAAAACCTTCAATTCCAGTTGGTAATTTTTGTACTTGCATTTTATTTGATTTGCCAAATTTCTTATCATTCATAGTTTTGTGCTAATTAAAGAAAAATAAAATTAATTTTTAATTTTAAAAGTTTTATATATATTATTTATCTCCACTATATTCAGTTTCAGTTAATTCATCAAAAAGTAGATCTAAACCAATTAAAACTTTCTCTCTATCTGAAAGATCACCTATTATTTTTCTAACTGGTGGCGGTAAAATTTTAGCTAAAGTTGGAGTGGCTAAAATTTTATCTTCTTCTGCAAGTTGTGGTTGCTTAAGTACATCGATAACCTTCAAAGCATAAACTCCTTTGAATTCATTATCTAAAATTTCTCTTAAGGTATTTAAAGCTCTCATCGAATTAGGAGTATTTCCAGCAACATAGAGCTTTAAAATATATGTTTTCCTTGCTGCCATAGTTTTATAGTTCCTGAATTGATATAAAAGATTTAAAACAACCCTTGACTTATTACACTACAAAATAAGAAAATAAACAAACAATTATGATTGCTTATTAGGCTTAATCAAATTATTAATTTGAGCCTAGTAGCGTCTTTAAGATATGACAAATTCTAAAAAATCCTCAAACAATTCTTCTGAAAGTAATGAGTTGTATGCAATAGCGGAAACTTCAGGTCAACAATTTTGGTTCGAAGTTAATAGATACTATGACATAGATAGGTTAAATGCAAAAGAGAAAGATAAGATAACACTAGAAAAAGTTTTACTTTTAAAAGACAAAGATTCTATTACTGTTGGAAAACCTTACGTTAAGGATGCAAAAATTGAATTAGAAGTAGTCTCCCATAAAAGAGATAAGAAAATTCTTGTATACAAAATGCGTCCGAAAAAAAAGACAAGAAGAAAAATGGGACATAGACAAGAACTTACAAGAGTTATGGTAAGATCTATATCAATAGGTAAAGGCGCTCCTAAGTCTTCTTCAAAAAAAGAAACTGTCAAAAAGGAAACTAAACCAAAATCCGAAAAATCTACAAATTAAACATTTCTAATGGCACATAAAAAAGGAACAGGCTCTACTAGAAATGGTCGAGATTCAAACTCTAAAAGATTGGGTGTTAAAGCTTATGGAGGAGAAAAAGTAACTGCTGGATCAATTCTCATTCGCCAAAGAGGTACATCCTTTTTGCCTGGGATCAATGTCGGGAAAGGTAAAGACGATACTCTTTTTGCACTAAAAGAAGGAACGGTAAGTTTTGAAAGCATCAAAAGAAATTTAAGAAATAGAAAAAGAGTCAATATAGTTATCTAACTTTTTTATAAGCTCTTGTAGTTATAAGAATAGGATGAAATACTTCTAAAAAATTTAATTGAAGAGTCTCAAAAAACTTTTCAACAATTTGACTATCGTCGATATGAAACGGATATTCATTATCATCTCCTTTGTAAAAATACCAATTGAATAGAGCAATAGAATTGCTATCCATAATCTCATTGAAAGTAATAATTTGAGAGGCTGGATCTGCAAGATGTTCCAAAACATCAAGACAAATTATCGTATCAAATTTCAATAGTTGTGTATCTTGAATTGTCTTGCAAAAAGAAATTTTTTTTTCGACTCCTAATTTCTTAGCCCTGTATTCAACAAAATTTCTATTTGTTTGATTAATATCTACAAAAAAAACATGCTCAACTTTTGAAGACATAGCGTTAGCTAAGGCATGCGTACCAATACCTCCTCCAAAATCCAAAACTAAATCTCTAGAAAATCTCTGCTGAAGTTTTAAAGTATCAGCGATGTAGTCCCTACTTGTGATATGCCAAGCAGCTAAATCAGCTACATGCCTATCTCCTACAATCTCAGTATAAAAATCTGAAACTTCATTCAAAGCATCCCCAGGATGTGAATTTGCCAAATTCATTTTTGCATTTGCAAGGAATCCATCTAAATCACATTCCCTAATAGATAAGTATTCCATTAAATGTGATTTCAAATTAAAAGCATTGTCTAAAAACTCTTTTAAAATGAAATTATTGTTTTTCAATTTCTTACTATAAATTTCCAATAACAAAATCATAGAATGGGCATAAATCTTTCTCAAAGAATTCTTAATATTAAAAATGGAAACTAAAGATGGATTCTTAGTAATTAATAAAGAAAAAGGCTGTACGTCTCATGATTGTGTCAAGCAAATAAGGAAGTTACTAAATACAAAAAAGGTTGGGCACACAGGAACTCTTGACCCAGAAGTTATTGGAACATTACCAATCGCTGTAGGAAGTGCAACAAGATTTATTCAATATCTTCCTCAGGGTAAAACTTACATAGGTCAAATTAAATTAGGGATGAGAACTAACACTGATGATATTCATGGAGACATAATTAATCAAAAAAGTTGGCCTAAGATTAGTGATGAAAAATTAGATCAATATTTAAATAGATTTAGAGGAATTATTAAACAAATTCCGCCGAAAGTATCAAGTGTGCTCGTCAATGGCGAGCGAGCTTATAAAAAATCTTTTAGGAATGAAAATTTTGAATTGGCCCCAAGAGAAGTAAAAATAAGCGAACTTACTTTAATGAAATGGGACAAAATAAACGGAATCATAGAAATAAAAATCAAATGTTCAGCTGGCACATATATAAGAGCAATTGCAAGAGATTTAGGAGAAATTCTTAATTCCGAAGGTTGCCTTCTACAACTAAAAAGAATTTCAGCTTGTGGCTTTGATGAACAAAACTCGATAAAAATATCTGATATCGAAAAAGAAAAAGGAAAAAAAAACTCAAAAAATTTAATTATCCCAACAATTTCTGCTCTTAAACACATTTCATCATTTGTCTTAAGTAGTGAAGAACAAATCAATTTTTGGCAAACAGGAAGAGCAATTAAAGTTGATATTAATTACTTAAAGGAAAGTAAGTCTTTTGATTATAAAAAACCCATAAAAGTAGTAGATAAAAAACAAATACTGCTGGGGATTGGCTTCTTAAATAAGGATCAATCTAACATTAATCCAAAATTAGTTCTTAATGCTAAATAACTTCTATAGGTAATCTTTTCTAAAAGGTTTAATTTGCACTCCCCTATAAAAATACTTTAATATTCTTTCAGCTTTTTGGCCTCTAGACGCCAGATATTTAGCACCCCATTGACTCATTCCTACTCCATGACCTGATCCCTGACCAAAAACTATCAAACCTTTTTTTGAAGGAAATTTATTGTTTAATTCTTCCTCAAAAAATTTAAATCTCACAAAATTACTTTTGAGACCTAATCTTTTTCTTAAAACAACCCCAGATATTTGATCAGAACCATAAACCCCAATAAGTTTTACATTTTTTACCCTCCCTGTACTAGTAATATCTAGTATCTCTATATTTTTTAAACCTCCAATCTTGGGGA
Above is a window of Prochlorococcus marinus XMU1406 DNA encoding:
- the kaiB gene encoding circadian clock protein KaiB, whose protein sequence is MAARKTYILKLYVAGNTPNSMRALNTLREILDNEFKGVYALKVIDVLKQPQLAEEDKILATPTLAKILPPPVRKIIGDLSDREKVLIGLDLLFDELTETEYSGDK
- the rplU gene encoding 50S ribosomal protein L21, yielding MTNSKKSSNNSSESNELYAIAETSGQQFWFEVNRYYDIDRLNAKEKDKITLEKVLLLKDKDSITVGKPYVKDAKIELEVVSHKRDKKILVYKMRPKKKTRRKMGHRQELTRVMVRSISIGKGAPKSSSKKETVKKETKPKSEKSTN
- the rpmA gene encoding 50S ribosomal protein L27; this encodes MAHKKGTGSTRNGRDSNSKRLGVKAYGGEKVTAGSILIRQRGTSFLPGINVGKGKDDTLFALKEGTVSFESIKRNLRNRKRVNIVI
- a CDS encoding class I SAM-dependent methyltransferase, encoding MEYLSIRECDLDGFLANAKMNLANSHPGDALNEVSDFYTEIVGDRHVADLAAWHITSRDYIADTLKLQQRFSRDLVLDFGGGIGTHALANAMSSKVEHVFFVDINQTNRNFVEYRAKKLGVEKKISFCKTIQDTQLLKFDTIICLDVLEHLADPASQIITFNEIMDSNSIALFNWYFYKGDDNEYPFHIDDSQIVEKFFETLQLNFLEVFHPILITTRAYKKVR
- the truB gene encoding tRNA pseudouridine(55) synthase TruB; protein product: METKDGFLVINKEKGCTSHDCVKQIRKLLNTKKVGHTGTLDPEVIGTLPIAVGSATRFIQYLPQGKTYIGQIKLGMRTNTDDIHGDIINQKSWPKISDEKLDQYLNRFRGIIKQIPPKVSSVLVNGERAYKKSFRNENFELAPREVKISELTLMKWDKINGIIEIKIKCSAGTYIRAIARDLGEILNSEGCLLQLKRISACGFDEQNSIKISDIEKEKGKKNSKNLIIPTISALKHISSFVLSSEEQINFWQTGRAIKVDINYLKESKSFDYKKPIKVVDKKQILLGIGFLNKDQSNINPKLVLNAK